The nucleotide sequence TTCCCTGGCCGAGCGCAGCGAGGTTAGGGAGGCGGTTGGGCCCACGCCGCCCGGGTTCCCTGGCCGAGCGCAGCGAGGTTAGGGAGGCGGTTGGGCCCACGCCGCCCGGGTTCCCTGGCCGAGCGCAGCGAGGTTAGGGAGGCGGTTGGGCCCACGCCGCCCGGGTTCCCTGGCCGAGCGCAGCGAGGTTAGGGAGGCGGTTGGGCCCACGCCGCCCGGGTTCCCTGGCCGAGCGCAGCGAGGTTAGGGAGGCGGTGGGGACTAGTGGAAGAAGTGGCGGGCGCCGGTGAAGTACATGGTGATGCCTGCAGCGTTAGCGGCGGCGACGACTTCCTCGTCCCGGACGGAGCCGCCGGGCTGCACAACAGCCCGCACGCCGGCGTCGATCAGGATCTGCAGGCCGTCGGCGAACGGGAAGAACGCGTCCGAGGCTGCGACCGCGCCGCGGGCACGGGCAGGTGCGCCGGCAGCGTCCGCGTTGGAGGCGCCGCCTGCACCGTCGACATTGGACTCAACCTGCACGCCGAGCGTGTTGGCCCGCTCCACCGCGAGCTTGCAGGAGTCCAGGCGGTTGACCTGGCCCATGCCGATGCCGACTGCGGCACCATTCGAGGCGAGCAGGATGGCGTTGGACTTGGCTGCGCGGCAGGCGGTCCAGGCGAAGGCGAGGTCGGCCAGGGTGGCGTCGTCGGCCGCTTCACCGGCGGCGAGCGTCCAGTTGGCGGGGTTGTCGCCGTCGGCGTTCACCTTGTCGGTGACCTGCACCAGCACACCGCCGGAGACCTGGCGGATTTCGGTCGGGTAGCGGCCGTAGCCCTCGGGGAGGGCGAGCAGGCGGATGTTCTTCTTCTTGCTGAGGATTTCCACGGCCTCGGGCTCGAAGCCGGGGGCGATGACAACCTCGGTGAAGATGTCCTTGACGGTGTTGGCCATGCCGGCGGTTACCGGGCGGTTGGCCGCGATGACGCCGCCGAAGGCAGAGACGGGGTCGCAGGCGTGGGCCTTGGCGTGGGCGTCGGCGATCGGGTCCGCGGCGCCGGCGGAGGCGACGGCCACGCCGCAGGGGTTGGCGTGCTTGATGATGGCCACGGCGGGCTCGGCGAAGTCGTAGGCGGCCCGCAGTGCTGCGTCGGCGTCCACGAAGTTGTTGTAGCTCATGGCCTTGCCGTGCAGTTGGTCTGCCTGGGCGATGCCTACCGGGGCTGCCTTGTCGACGTACAGCGCGGCCTGCTGGTGCGGGTTCTCGCCGTAGCGCAGCACCTCGGAGCGTTCCAGGGCCAGGCCGGCGTAGGCGGGCCAGTCGATGACGCCGTCACCGTCCTCGTCGAGGAACTGGCTGGCGGTCCAGGTGGCCACGGCGGTGTCGTAGCTGGCCGTGTGCGCGAACGCCTTCGCGGCGAGCCGGCGGCGGGTCTTGAGGTCGAAGCCGCCCTCTGCGGCGGCGCGGACCACGTCACCGTAGAACGTCGGGTCCACCACAATGGTGACGGCGGCGTGGTTCTTCGCGGCGGAGCGCACCATGGCAGGGCCTCCGATGTCGATCTGCTCCACGACGTCGTCCTGGGCGGCGCCAGACTTCACCGTCTCCACGAACGGGTAGAGGTTCACCACGACGAGGTCGAAGGCCTCGATCTCCATCTTGGCGAGGGTTTCCATGTGCGCGGGGACCCGGCGGTCGGCGAGGATGCCGCCGTGGACGCGCGGGTGCAGGGTCTTGACCCGGCCATCCAGCATCTCCGGGGAACCGGTGACTTCCTCGACTTCCTGGACCGGGATGCCGGCCGCGGCGATCTTCTTGGCGGTGGAGCCGGTGGAAACGATTTTGACGCCTGCTGCGTGCAGGCCCTTGGCGAGCTCCTCCAGACCGGTCTTGTCGTATACCGAGATCAGGGCCCGGCGGATGGGAACACGGTCAAGCTGCGTCAGGGTCACAAAAGTCTCCGTCTTTATAACGCGGTTGATGTGCCGCGGTTGGTGGGGATACGGCCAGTTTATCGTGTCGGCACGCCTCGTCCGGCTGGCCGGCAGAGTGTGAAGGCGGGCCCGGGGACCGGGCGGAGACCCGGGCTCCGGTGCCTTTAGCAACGTAAGGTTTAAGCAGGAGGCCGAAATGAACATTTACACCGCTGTCCCCAGTGGCGAGCAGGTAGTCCAGGAGCTGCCGTGGCGCTGGAAAGTGCAGGGCCGGATCTTCCTGATCGGGGGCCTGGGATTCATGTTCGATGCGTGGGACGTCACCCTTAACGGCATCCTCATTCCGCTGCTGTCCAGCCACTGGAGCCTCACTCCGGGCGAGGCCGGCTGGATCGGCACCGCGAACCTGATCGGGATGGCCCTCGGCGCCTTCATCTGGGGCACCATCGCGGACACCATCGGTCGCAGGAAGGCCTTCGCGGCCACGCTGCTGATCTTCTCGCTGTTCACGGTGCTTGGCGCCTTCTCCCCCGACTTCATCTGGTTCTGCGTGTTCCGCTTCATGGCGGGTTTCGGCCTGGGCGGCTGCATTCCGGTGGACTACGCGCTGGTGGGTGAATTCACGCCGCGCAGGCAGCGCGGCCGGGTCCTCACCGCCATGGATGGCTGGTGGCCCGTGGGTGCTGCGCTCTGCGGCTTCGTGTCCGCCTGGCTCGTGGCCGCGTTTGCCGACTGGCGCCTGACCATGCTCGTCATGGTG is from Arthrobacter sp. QXT-31 and encodes:
- the purH gene encoding bifunctional phosphoribosylaminoimidazolecarboxamide formyltransferase/IMP cyclohydrolase — protein: MTLTQLDRVPIRRALISVYDKTGLEELAKGLHAAGVKIVSTGSTAKKIAAAGIPVQEVEEVTGSPEMLDGRVKTLHPRVHGGILADRRVPAHMETLAKMEIEAFDLVVVNLYPFVETVKSGAAQDDVVEQIDIGGPAMVRSAAKNHAAVTIVVDPTFYGDVVRAAAEGGFDLKTRRRLAAKAFAHTASYDTAVATWTASQFLDEDGDGVIDWPAYAGLALERSEVLRYGENPHQQAALYVDKAAPVGIAQADQLHGKAMSYNNFVDADAALRAAYDFAEPAVAIIKHANPCGVAVASAGAADPIADAHAKAHACDPVSAFGGVIAANRPVTAGMANTVKDIFTEVVIAPGFEPEAVEILSKKKNIRLLALPEGYGRYPTEIRQVSGGVLVQVTDKVNADGDNPANWTLAAGEAADDATLADLAFAWTACRAAKSNAILLASNGAAVGIGMGQVNRLDSCKLAVERANTLGVQVESNVDGAGGASNADAAGAPARARGAVAASDAFFPFADGLQILIDAGVRAVVQPGGSVRDEEVVAAANAAGITMYFTGARHFFH